In Phormidium yuhuli AB48, one genomic interval encodes:
- a CDS encoding M48 family metalloprotease has protein sequence MSPPTPPPPPLPPRSAKQLLELGLAQTQRGEFEAAMANLQQACRLSRHGGEQFKAQRALVSLYRQTQQTQEAIALCQDLSQHSHPKVRAWADEKLGQLTSISEEPPPSEALGFVPLEDNPDAQAPAQRELYSPPPSNPNPTDSEEPELAFKLIQDSQPPEPTDSNPPPPQRTPPEDWRDGPLERPQSRRSLKAPPLGRLRGLEVLTAILLFISISLPLHGVMTGINEVLIQIRALRPIQAFFNDYNNHIWLSLLLFTLISPWWLDLILRLNWGSQRFSLSQLGKFSPEAKAAVRHLCRKQKIAIPELRLIPNEAPILFSYGTLPRFARLVVSRGLLNHLGDEEIAALVSRELAQIAHGNLLGISGVMAVLQLPYTLYLQSSRLGDWLGDRACKSSQHVLGILYQTGVWLSVAIGSLSYGLFKLWRYPILALSRLYHSYGDRLALDLSGHPNGLTRGFLSLAEAIGQHRAQHPESSPLYESWEALTPLGDRPTQVSGQRLPQEAPEIVFSWQLKSPYASWLNLNQTHPLLGQRLYRFHRCAEFWQISPLLNWADATPVKPHPRTPGLFRLQGAPFFATAIGITLAVVPAFIGWIDRLFRLRYVGWLYTDRWWLLLGLTMGGFAVGTILRFNPFFPELKPRLFHESPDWQKWLSNPQALPIDSLPVKLSGRLRGRRGTANWLGQDLLLELDDWQIPLHTCSRFGPLGDFLPQPLRPLDICEQEVVVTGWFRRGVNPWIDVDQLHCSGVKTPPNGHQVWSSIMIAILTIWGAYFLVRGGF, from the coding sequence ATGTCTCCTCCCACTCCCCCACCCCCTCCTCTTCCCCCCCGTTCAGCCAAACAACTCCTTGAATTAGGACTGGCTCAAACCCAACGGGGCGAATTTGAAGCGGCCATGGCCAACTTGCAACAGGCTTGTCGCCTCAGTCGTCATGGGGGAGAGCAGTTTAAAGCCCAGCGGGCCCTCGTCTCCCTCTATCGCCAAACCCAGCAAACCCAGGAGGCGATCGCCCTCTGTCAAGACCTCAGCCAACATTCCCATCCCAAAGTCCGGGCTTGGGCCGATGAGAAACTGGGACAACTCACCTCCATCTCCGAGGAACCGCCCCCCTCCGAAGCCTTGGGGTTTGTTCCCCTAGAAGACAACCCAGACGCCCAAGCCCCCGCCCAACGGGAACTCTACAGCCCGCCCCCCAGCAACCCGAACCCCACCGACTCCGAGGAACCCGAATTAGCCTTTAAGCTAATCCAAGACTCCCAACCCCCCGAACCAACCGACTCAAACCCTCCCCCACCCCAGAGAACGCCCCCTGAGGATTGGCGGGACGGCCCCCTAGAGCGTCCCCAAAGTCGGCGATCGCTCAAAGCGCCCCCCCTCGGACGGCTCAGAGGGCTAGAGGTATTGACCGCCATATTGCTCTTTATCAGCATCTCCCTGCCCCTGCATGGGGTGATGACGGGGATAAATGAAGTTTTAATCCAAATTCGCGCCCTTCGTCCCATACAGGCGTTTTTCAATGACTATAACAATCACATTTGGCTGAGCCTCCTTCTCTTCACCCTCATCTCCCCCTGGTGGTTGGATCTCATCTTGCGGCTGAATTGGGGCAGTCAGCGGTTTTCCCTCAGCCAACTGGGGAAATTTAGCCCCGAAGCCAAAGCCGCCGTACGTCACCTCTGCCGCAAACAGAAGATAGCGATTCCAGAATTGCGCCTGATTCCCAATGAAGCGCCGATTCTCTTTAGCTATGGAACTCTACCCCGGTTTGCCCGCCTGGTGGTGAGTCGTGGTTTGCTCAACCATCTCGGGGATGAGGAGATTGCCGCTTTAGTGAGTCGGGAATTAGCCCAGATTGCCCATGGAAATCTCCTGGGGATATCGGGAGTCATGGCGGTGTTACAACTGCCCTATACCCTCTATCTCCAGAGTAGTCGTTTAGGGGATTGGCTGGGCGATCGCGCCTGCAAATCCTCCCAGCACGTCTTAGGGATTCTCTATCAAACGGGAGTTTGGCTCAGCGTCGCCATCGGCAGTCTCAGTTATGGCCTCTTCAAACTCTGGCGCTATCCCATCTTAGCCCTCTCCCGTCTCTATCACAGCTACGGCGATCGCCTGGCCCTGGACCTCAGCGGCCATCCCAACGGCCTAACCCGAGGTTTCCTCTCCCTAGCCGAAGCCATTGGCCAGCATCGGGCCCAGCATCCCGAATCCAGTCCCCTCTACGAAAGTTGGGAAGCCTTAACCCCTTTGGGCGATCGGCCCACTCAAGTTTCCGGACAACGCTTACCGCAAGAAGCCCCGGAAATCGTCTTCTCCTGGCAACTCAAAAGTCCCTACGCCTCCTGGCTCAATCTCAACCAGACGCACCCCCTCCTCGGGCAACGCCTCTATCGCTTCCACCGCTGCGCCGAATTTTGGCAAATCTCCCCCCTTCTCAACTGGGCCGACGCCACCCCAGTCAAACCCCATCCTCGCACCCCCGGCTTATTTCGCCTGCAAGGAGCGCCCTTTTTCGCCACGGCGATCGGTATTACCTTAGCCGTAGTTCCCGCCTTTATTGGTTGGATCGATCGCCTATTTAGACTGCGCTATGTCGGTTGGCTGTATACCGATCGCTGGTGGTTACTCCTAGGCTTAACCATGGGAGGATTTGCCGTGGGAACAATTTTGCGATTTAATCCCTTTTTCCCCGAATTAAAACCCCGGCTGTTCCATGAATCTCCCGACTGGCAGAAATGGCTGAGCAATCCCCAAGCCTTACCCATAGACAGTCTCCCGGTGAAACTCTCAGGACGATTGCGGGGACGGCGGGGAACTGCCAACTGGCTGGGCCAGGATTTGCTCTTAGAGTTAGACGATTGGCAAATTCCCCTTCATACCTGTAGTCGGTTCGGGCCTCTGGGGGACTTTTTACCGCAACCCCTGCGCCCTCTGGACATCTGCGAACAAGAAGTGGTGGTGACGGGTTGGTTCCGGCGTGGAGTCAACCCTTGGATTGACGTGGATCAGCTGCACTGTTCCGGGGTCAAAACTCCCCCAAATGGGCATCAAGTTTGGTCTAGCATTATGATTGCCATCTTAACCATCTGGGGGGCATATTTCCTAGTTCGAGGTGGCTTTTAG
- the hemC gene encoding hydroxymethylbilane synthase, translating into MTSTVSAADRTIRIASRKSQLALVQTHWVRDRLQESHPSHQFDIHTMSTQGDNILDVALAKIGDKGLFTKELEVRMLNGDADFAVHSLKDLPTHLPEGLILGCITEREDPADALVVHEKHQDKQLDSLPEGAVVGTSSLRRLAQLRHHYPHLSFKDIRGNLNTRLAKLDEGQYDAIILAVAGLERLGMGDRVHQVIPSDVSLHAVGQGALGIECRDDDPEILELLQAIAHPPTTQRCLAERAFLRSLEGGCQVPIGVNTRIEGDQLTLTGMVARLDGQKLIKDSLQGPASNAEQLGEQLANELRNQGATEILEEIFQEIQRGS; encoded by the coding sequence ATGACTTCTACCGTTTCCGCCGCCGATCGCACCATTCGCATCGCCTCCCGTAAAAGCCAACTCGCCCTCGTTCAAACCCACTGGGTGCGTGATCGCCTGCAAGAATCCCACCCCAGTCATCAATTTGACATTCACACCATGAGTACCCAAGGAGACAACATCCTCGATGTCGCCCTGGCTAAAATCGGTGATAAAGGGCTATTCACCAAAGAACTGGAAGTGCGAATGCTCAACGGCGACGCGGACTTTGCGGTGCATTCCCTCAAAGACTTACCCACCCACCTCCCCGAGGGCCTCATCCTCGGCTGCATCACCGAACGGGAAGATCCCGCCGATGCGTTAGTGGTGCATGAAAAACATCAAGACAAACAACTCGACAGCCTCCCCGAAGGCGCCGTCGTCGGAACCTCCTCCCTCCGTCGTCTGGCCCAATTACGCCATCACTACCCCCACCTCAGCTTCAAAGACATTCGCGGTAACCTCAACACCCGCCTCGCCAAACTCGATGAGGGTCAATATGATGCCATTATCCTAGCCGTCGCCGGCCTGGAACGCTTGGGAATGGGCGATCGCGTCCATCAAGTCATCCCCAGCGACGTCTCCCTCCACGCCGTCGGCCAAGGAGCCTTAGGGATTGAATGTCGCGACGACGACCCCGAAATCCTGGAACTCCTCCAAGCCATCGCCCATCCCCCCACCACTCAACGCTGCTTAGCCGAACGAGCCTTCCTCCGCAGTTTAGAAGGCGGCTGTCAGGTTCCCATCGGCGTCAACACCCGCATTGAGGGCGACCAACTCACCCTCACGGGAATGGTAGCCCGTCTTGACGGTCAAAAACTCATCAAAGATAGCCTCCAAGGCCCCGCAAGCAACGCCGAACAGCTTGGAGAACAGCTCGCCAACGAACTGCGAAACCAAGGAGCCACGGAAATCTTAGAAGAGATTTTCCAGGAAATCCAGCGGGGGTCTTAA
- a CDS encoding ABC transporter ATP-binding protein, with protein MATVRLNQITRRFDGVSAIEDISFTVPDGEFWVLVGASGCGKSTILRTIAGLEMATSGELYIGDRRANDIPARDRDVAMVFQNYALYPHMTVAENLSFGLRMRGADKKTIRDRVSYVAEILSIAHLLQRKPKQLSGGQQQRVALGRAIAREPQVFLLDEPLSNLDAQLRDEMRSQLKGLHQQLGITTIYVTHDQTEAMTLSDRLVVLHEGRIQQIGTPLEVYNQPNNQTIASFLGSPPMNLFRATYNGSHFEIGGQELAASPPLVRALEAVSSKTSPPSLTLGIRPEDIQLSSEDSGGLAVRVSITEPLGRETLIRGAMVSETSRRQENVLNFFIPASLQPQPGEVLWVTFPPEHLLCFDPISEDLIRHL; from the coding sequence ATGGCAACGGTTCGACTCAATCAGATTACACGACGCTTTGATGGGGTGAGTGCTATTGAAGATATTAGTTTTACGGTTCCCGATGGCGAGTTTTGGGTGTTGGTGGGGGCTTCCGGTTGTGGGAAGTCCACGATTCTGAGAACGATTGCGGGGTTGGAGATGGCCACGTCGGGGGAGTTGTATATTGGCGATCGCCGTGCCAATGATATCCCAGCTCGGGACCGGGATGTGGCCATGGTGTTTCAGAATTACGCTCTCTATCCTCACATGACGGTGGCGGAGAATTTGTCCTTTGGCTTACGGATGCGGGGAGCGGATAAGAAGACGATTCGCGATCGCGTCAGTTATGTGGCGGAGATTCTCAGTATTGCCCATTTGTTGCAGCGTAAGCCGAAACAGTTGTCTGGGGGCCAGCAGCAACGGGTGGCCCTGGGCCGGGCCATTGCTCGTGAACCCCAGGTGTTTCTGTTGGATGAACCCTTGAGTAATTTGGATGCTCAATTGCGCGATGAGATGCGATCGCAGTTGAAGGGGTTACATCAACAGTTGGGGATTACCACGATTTATGTGACCCATGATCAGACTGAGGCCATGACGTTGAGCGATCGCCTGGTGGTGTTACATGAGGGACGGATTCAACAAATCGGCACCCCTTTAGAGGTGTACAATCAGCCCAACAATCAAACCATTGCCAGTTTTTTGGGCAGTCCCCCGATGAACCTGTTTCGGGCCACCTATAACGGCTCTCATTTTGAGATTGGCGGTCAGGAGTTAGCGGCTTCTCCCCCCCTAGTGCGAGCTTTGGAAGCTGTCAGTTCCAAAACCTCCCCCCCCAGCCTCACCCTCGGGATTCGTCCCGAAGACATCCAGCTTTCCTCAGAGGACTCCGGGGGGTTGGCGGTCCGAGTCAGCATCACCGAACCTCTGGGACGAGAGACCTTAATTCGGGGGGCGATGGTCTCTGAAACGTCTCGGCGCCAGGAGAATGTCCTCAATTTCTTTATCCCCGCCAGTCTTCAACCCCAACCCGGCGAAGTCCTTTGGGTCACCTTTCCCCCGGAACATCTCCTCTGTTTTGACCCCATCAGCGAAGACCTAATTCGCCACTTGTAG